Sequence from the Luteibacter aegosomaticola genome:
AGGCCTTCGTTGCGCGCCGCGATGGCACGCTGGCGTGGGAGGACTACACGCCGTACGAAGTCCGCACGATTGCCACGTTCGTCCGCCTCGGCTGGCGGTCGCGGGTGAATGACCTGCTCACCTTCTTCTTCGCGGACCGCCGTCCGGCGGCCTGGAACCAGTGGGCGGAGGTGGTCGGCCGCGATCCGCGCAAGCCACGCTTCGTCGGCGACATGCCCCACGCGTGGATCGCCTCGGATTACGTCCGCTCGGCGCTCGATCTGTTTGCCTACGATCGCGACGCCGACCAGGCCGTCGTTCTGGCGGCTGGCGTGCAGCCTGCCTGGCTCGAAGGCGAAGGCATCGCGGTGCACGACTTGCGCACGCCGTACGGCAAGCTGGGCTACACGCTGAAGGTCACGAACGGCCAGGTAACGCTGACGCTCACCCAGCCCATCGATCCACCCGGCGGCCTCGTCCTCTCACTCCCCTCTGGCGACATCAAGATCCCAAAGGGCAAAACCAAACTAACAACGCCCCTGTAGGAGCGCGCTTGCGCGCGATCGGATCTGGCGATACATGCACGAGGGCGCACTTACGTCAGTGCGTCACCACCCGAGTGCGCAACAGCGCATCCACGGCCTGCTGCCATTCCGTCGAGCCCGGCGAAGCCTGCGGCGCTTCCTGGCCTAGCTTGGCGTTCACGGCCGCTTCCCATGCTGGGGTATTCGGCTGGGGGCCATGGCCGTCGTCGCTCACATTGAGGGTCTTGTCGACCCACGCGAACCAGTCGGCCGTGCCGAGCGCCGCGGTTGCGGGCGAGGTCTTGCCCGGTTCGGCGGACGTCGCTGCTGCCTCCGCGGAACCCGCGGGCGCTGAGGAGGGCGCCGCCGTCGATTGCGGCGCCGGCGGTGCGGCCGGGGAGCACGCCGCGATGATCAGGGCAGCTGTCAGGGGAACCACGGTGAGGAGAAAGCGCATGGGCAATGAAGGCCTCGCGAATGCGAATGGCCTCAAGCCTACAAACCCATTCCAGTCCGAGACTTAAACGGGCGGGGGAACTTCTCGAGCTTGTTCAGGCTCGCTTGTAGGAGCGCGCTTGCGCGCAATCGTGCGCAAGCGCGCTCCTACAAGAGCCGGGGTCAGAACTTGCCAGCGCGGAAGTCGGCGATGGCCTGGTGGATCTGGTCGGGGCTGTTCATCACGAACGGGCCGTAGCGGGCCACCGGTTCGGCCAGCGGCCGGCCGGCGACCAGCAGGACGCGGGCAGGCTCTGTCGCGGCAAAGGCCACCGTCTCACCCTTCGACAAGACTGCCAGCTCGCCACGTGTCACTGACTGCCCGGCCACGTTCGCCGCCTGGCCATCGAACACATAGGCGAAGGCGCTATGACCCTCGGGCAGCGCCAGCTCGAACGCCGCGCCAGCCTCAAGCGCGATATCCAGATACACCGGATCGGTCGCGATGCCAGAGACCGGACCCTTCGCGCCAGCCAGTTCGCCTGCGACCACCTTCACGGTGACACCGGCCGCGGGTTGCACCACCGGGATGTCCGACGGCGGGATGTCTTGGTAGCGGGGCGCGGTCATCTTGTCGGCGGCAGGCAGATTGACCCACAGCTGGAAGCCCCACATCAGGCCTTCTTCCTGCTGCGGCATTTCCGAATGGATGAGGCCGCTGCCCGCGGTCATCCACTGGACGCTACCCGGGCCGAGATCGCCGGTGTTGCCCTTGTTATCGCCGTGGCGCATGCGCCCGGCGAGCATGTAGGTCACCGTTTCGAAGCCGCGGTGCGGGTGGTCAGGGAAGCCTTCGATGTAGTCGCCGGCCTGGTCCGAACGGAATTCGTCCAGCATCAGGAACGGATCGAGCATGTCGAGGGCTGGCTGGCCGATCACGCGCTTGAGTTTCACGCCGGCGCCGTCGGCGGTATCCATGCCGCGGACGCGGCGGACGATGCTGCGGGTAGTCATGGTGGGCTCCGGGGTGGTCGTGGAATGCGCACAAGATGGCGCGTTCGCGGGCGCCCCGGTAGGCCTGCGCGGTGAACGATGCGTTCGGGGCAGGCCGATCGCGCGGAAGCGCGATCCCGGTTACCTCAGTGCACCCAATGTCCGGCGCGCTGACGCGGCGGGTGTTCCTCGCCTTCACGGCGCGGCTGGGCCATCGCGGCCAGCTCCGCTTCCGTCGGTGCGTTTTCCTGCCAGTAATCCCCAACGGCACGGAGCACCGCGGGCAGCTGCCCCAGGCACTCATCGTATTCCTCGTCGGTAAGCCGTTCGAATTCGGCATCCGCCTGGAGCACGCCTTCATCGACGGCCAGCGCCATGATCGGCCCAAGCAATTGCATCAGTTCCGGATCTTCGGCCAGGCGGGCTTCCCACAGCGACGCACGCATATCGATGCCACGGCTGAAACCTTCGCACCAGCCAGCGGCCGAGAGCATCGGGCCTTCCTCGGTATCGACCTCGCCCAGGATCGGCTCGTAGGCATCCACGTCGAGCTCGGCCGTGACCGAATCGTTGAGCTTGGCCAGCAGCGCCAGCACGCGGTTGCCCTGGTCCTCATCCTCGAACGCGTCGTGGAGTACCTCGTGCAGCCATTCCTCGGGCTTTACCTCGAGCGGGCCCACCGCGACGGCCGAAAGCAGCCCATGCACGCCATCGAGCATGAGATCGCCTTCGTTACCGTGCGTGCGCAGGTACGTATCGAGTTCTTCCAGTTCCTTGTCATCCAGGGAGCTGGGCCATTCGGATTTAGGTACGTTCAAAGCGTTAACTCCAGCGCGACAGGCGCGTGGTCGGACGGTTGCTCCCACTTCCGGGGCACCTTGTCGATGATGGACGAGGTAGCCACGGCCTTGAGCGCATCGCTGATCAGGATGAGGTCGATCCGCAGCCCCATGTTGCGCCGGAACGCGGCTTGACGGTAGTCCCACCAGCTGAAGAGACCGCTTTCTTCACTGAAGAGGCGGAAGCTGTCGTGGAGACCGGTATCAAAGATGGCCTGCAGCGCGGCGCGCTCCGGTGGCGAGCAGAAAATATCCTCGCCCCAGGACGCAGCATCGTACACATCACGGTCGTCGCGGCAGATGTTGAAGTCGCCAAGCACCACGAGTTTCGGGTGCGCTGCGAGCTCTTTCTCTACGAAATCGCGCACCTTCGCCAGCCAGTGCAGCTTATAGGTGTACTTCTCGTCGCCGAGCGCCTTGCCGTTCACCACGTAAAGATTGATGACGCGGACATCACCGACGGTCGCCGCCAGGATCCGCCGCTGCGGATCATCAAGGCCTTCGATATCGGTGACGACATCGGTGAGCGCCTCTTTCGCAAGAATGGCCACGCCGTTGTAGGTCTTCTGCCCCGAGAACACGGAGTGGTAGCC
This genomic interval carries:
- the xth gene encoding exodeoxyribonuclease III, encoding MKIASWNVNSLKVRLPHLQQWLGEAAPDIIALQETKLTDDKFPVDEIAAMGYHSVFSGQKTYNGVAILAKEALTDVVTDIEGLDDPQRRILAATVGDVRVINLYVVNGKALGDEKYTYKLHWLAKVRDFVEKELAAHPKLVVLGDFNICRDDRDVYDAASWGEDIFCSPPERAALQAIFDTGLHDSFRLFSEESGLFSWWDYRQAAFRRNMGLRIDLILISDALKAVATSSIIDKVPRKWEQPSDHAPVALELTL
- a CDS encoding pirin family protein produces the protein MTTRSIVRRVRGMDTADGAGVKLKRVIGQPALDMLDPFLMLDEFRSDQAGDYIEGFPDHPHRGFETVTYMLAGRMRHGDNKGNTGDLGPGSVQWMTAGSGLIHSEMPQQEEGLMWGFQLWVNLPAADKMTAPRYQDIPPSDIPVVQPAAGVTVKVVAGELAGAKGPVSGIATDPVYLDIALEAGAAFELALPEGHSAFAYVFDGQAANVAGQSVTRGELAVLSKGETVAFAATEPARVLLVAGRPLAEPVARYGPFVMNSPDQIHQAIADFRAGKF
- a CDS encoding YecA family protein, with amino-acid sequence MNVPKSEWPSSLDDKELEELDTYLRTHGNEGDLMLDGVHGLLSAVAVGPLEVKPEEWLHEVLHDAFEDEDQGNRVLALLAKLNDSVTAELDVDAYEPILGEVDTEEGPMLSAAGWCEGFSRGIDMRASLWEARLAEDPELMQLLGPIMALAVDEGVLQADAEFERLTDEEYDECLGQLPAVLRAVGDYWQENAPTEAELAAMAQPRREGEEHPPRQRAGHWVH